The following coding sequences are from one Paenibacillus tundrae window:
- a CDS encoding LacI family DNA-binding transcriptional regulator, with amino-acid sequence MKIDDIARLAGVSKAAVSLAFNNKPGVSEQTREHILDIAQAHGYRPRTLKSDKEIQKPHAIIRFVACKNADIVTEHYDSLPFFNELIHHITDQVKQHGNTLVISSIDIQNLHHELLALEKDQPSAGILLLGTNLTPDMIEPIRSHHANVVILDTCFEYMDASFISINNKLGGYQAGQHLIKLGHRRIGYVRSHTRIVNFVQREEGFNAALREHQLTVEDGLIFDMHPMRVMPQEGFQQSIQQLAELPTAIFCENDYIAISAIKSLQNIGVRVPEDVSVMGFDNIFEAKVISPELTTVHVKKDMLAKSAVKLLMEKIDHTDANAVQMVVNTEIVERRSCIPVVGKNQK; translated from the coding sequence TTGAAAATTGATGATATTGCGCGGCTTGCGGGGGTATCGAAGGCTGCGGTCTCACTTGCGTTTAACAATAAACCTGGGGTTAGTGAACAGACCCGAGAACATATATTAGATATCGCTCAGGCACACGGGTATAGACCGAGAACACTGAAGTCCGATAAAGAAATTCAGAAACCTCATGCCATTATTCGTTTTGTCGCCTGTAAAAATGCAGACATTGTTACCGAGCATTATGATTCATTACCTTTTTTCAATGAGTTAATTCATCATATTACCGATCAAGTGAAGCAGCATGGGAATACCTTGGTGATCTCTTCCATTGATATACAGAATCTACATCATGAACTACTGGCCTTGGAAAAGGATCAGCCATCCGCTGGCATTCTGCTACTCGGTACCAATCTCACGCCAGATATGATCGAGCCTATACGATCCCACCATGCTAATGTGGTCATTTTGGATACGTGCTTTGAATATATGGATGCAAGCTTTATCTCCATTAATAACAAGCTGGGTGGATATCAAGCAGGCCAGCATTTAATTAAGCTTGGACATCGTAGAATAGGTTATGTTCGGTCGCATACGCGCATCGTCAATTTCGTGCAAAGGGAAGAAGGCTTTAACGCCGCTCTTCGTGAGCATCAGTTAACGGTAGAGGATGGATTAATCTTCGATATGCATCCCATGCGTGTGATGCCACAGGAAGGATTCCAGCAGTCCATTCAACAGCTGGCAGAGCTGCCTACAGCCATATTTTGCGAGAATGATTACATTGCCATTAGTGCGATCAAATCACTACAGAACATAGGCGTTCGTGTTCCTGAAGATGTGTCGGTGATGGGATTTGATAATATTTTTGAAGCCAAAGTTATCAGCCCCGAATTAACCACCGTGCATGTCAAAAAGGATATGTTAGCCAAGAGCGCTGTGAAGCTATTGATGGAAAAGATCGATCATACGGATGCAAATGCAGTCCAAATGGTTGTGAATACCGAGATTGTGGAGCGAAGATCATGCATACCTGTTGTGGGCAAAAATCAAAAGTAA
- a CDS encoding pentapeptide repeat-containing protein → MSNHPFVSTEAPLHLSADCEQCFGLCCVALPYGKSSDFAFDKSSGTPCPNLRNDNRCGIHTQLRQKGFKGCTVYDCFGAGQKLSQLTYAGKDWRDHPELASEMFDCLPVMRQLQEMMSYVNEMLAYPETKSIHSRLREKYQETEQLTLLEPAAILRLDIPTHRAGISELLLQGSEMIRTQAISSMKQTVTASGHGKSKSKSKMNKRAGGMDYLGANLKGADLRGNSFRGALMIAADLRNADLRAADFIGADLRDANLGGADLRGSLFLTQSQLNSAKGNSATKLPTHVKMPDHWTT, encoded by the coding sequence ATGTCTAACCACCCCTTCGTCAGCACGGAGGCACCCCTACATCTGAGCGCAGACTGCGAGCAATGTTTTGGCTTATGTTGCGTGGCACTGCCCTATGGCAAATCTTCCGATTTTGCTTTTGATAAATCCAGTGGCACACCATGCCCGAATCTCCGCAACGATAATCGATGCGGCATCCATACACAACTTAGACAAAAAGGATTTAAAGGTTGTACGGTATACGATTGTTTTGGAGCGGGACAGAAGCTCTCACAGCTTACATATGCAGGTAAGGACTGGCGGGATCACCCCGAGCTTGCTTCGGAAATGTTCGACTGCCTACCTGTGATGAGACAGCTACAGGAAATGATGAGCTATGTGAATGAGATGCTGGCGTATCCAGAAACAAAATCGATTCATTCACGTCTGCGTGAAAAATATCAAGAAACAGAGCAACTCACACTGCTGGAGCCGGCAGCCATTTTACGACTCGATATCCCGACTCACCGAGCCGGTATAAGTGAGCTCTTGCTGCAAGGAAGCGAGATGATCCGTACCCAAGCCATTTCCAGCATGAAACAGACTGTTACAGCATCGGGTCATGGAAAATCCAAATCAAAATCCAAAATGAATAAACGTGCCGGTGGAATGGACTATCTAGGTGCCAACCTCAAAGGAGCAGACCTTCGTGGTAACAGCTTCAGGGGCGCACTTATGATCGCGGCAGATCTACGAAATGCAGACTTAAGAGCAGCCGACTTCATAGGTGCTGACTTACGGGATGCAAACCTTGGCGGGGCAGATCTGAGAGGCAGTCTTTTCCTAACACAGTCACAGCTTAACTCAGCCAAGGGAAATAGCGCGACGAAGCTGCCCACTCATGTGAAAATGCCTGATCACTGGACTACCTAA
- a CDS encoding diaminopimelate dehydrogenase has translation MVKVGIVGYGNLGRGVEKAIKQNDDMELVAIFTRRDPEQMVGEDTSARFEHISAAEQYIGKIDVMLLCGGSATDLPEQTPVIARLFNTVDSFDTHAKIPEFYAEVNAAAEQGGHVSVISTGWDPGLFSMNRLLAQSILPEGKEYTFWGTGVSQGHSDAIRRVPGVKAGVQYTVPVEEVINRIRAGETPELSTREKHLRQCYVVAEAGANEDEIRETIVSMPNYFADYDTTVTFITEEQLKAEHEGMPHGGFVIRSGVTGTASKQIIEFGLKLDSNPEFTASVLVAYARAAHRLSAEGHKGAKTVFDIPLGHLSPKSAEELRRDLL, from the coding sequence ATGGTTAAAGTGGGTATTGTGGGTTACGGTAACTTGGGTAGAGGCGTTGAGAAAGCAATTAAGCAAAATGATGATATGGAACTGGTTGCTATATTTACACGTCGTGATCCAGAGCAGATGGTAGGCGAAGATACATCCGCTCGTTTCGAACATATCTCTGCCGCTGAGCAATACATAGGCAAAATTGATGTGATGTTGCTGTGTGGAGGTTCGGCTACAGATCTTCCGGAGCAGACACCTGTCATTGCACGACTATTCAACACGGTAGACAGCTTCGATACACATGCCAAAATCCCTGAATTCTATGCAGAGGTTAATGCCGCTGCCGAGCAAGGTGGACATGTAAGTGTCATCTCTACGGGCTGGGATCCAGGATTGTTCTCCATGAATCGTCTGTTGGCGCAATCCATTCTGCCTGAAGGTAAAGAATATACATTCTGGGGAACTGGCGTTAGCCAAGGTCACTCTGATGCGATTCGTCGTGTGCCAGGTGTCAAAGCCGGAGTTCAATACACCGTACCTGTAGAAGAAGTGATTAACCGTATTCGTGCAGGTGAAACGCCAGAGTTGTCTACTCGTGAGAAACATTTGAGACAATGTTACGTTGTGGCTGAAGCAGGAGCAAACGAGGATGAGATCCGTGAAACGATTGTATCCATGCCGAACTATTTTGCTGACTATGATACAACGGTAACCTTTATTACTGAAGAGCAATTGAAAGCTGAACACGAAGGTATGCCGCATGGTGGATTCGTGATTCGCAGTGGAGTTACGGGAACAGCATCCAAGCAAATTATTGAATTTGGCTTGAAATTGGATAGTAACCCTGAGTTCACAGCAAGTGTACTGGTTGCATATGCAAGAGCTGCACATCGCCTGAGCGCTGAAGGTCACAAAGGTGCCAAAACAGTATTTGATATTCCGCTGGGTCACCTGTCTCCTAAATCCGCTGAAGAGCTTCGTCGTGACCTGCTCTAA
- a CDS encoding exodeoxyribonuclease III, giving the protein MKLVSWNVNGLRACVTKGFMDYYQESQADIFCVQETKLQAGQIEMDLGDDVYQYWNYAIKKGYSGTAVFTRIKPLSVWYGMEEDSEPEGRMITLEFDEFYLVNVYTPNAKRDLTRLPYRLEWEDRFLKYLQQLEANKPVIVCGDLNVAHQEIDLKNPKPNMGNSGFTLEERGKMTDLLEAGYVDSFRHLYPDRTDVYSWWSYMPKVRERNVGWRIDYFLVSNQLVSKVEDAHIDCHVMGSDHCPVGLTLNCIG; this is encoded by the coding sequence ATGAAGTTAGTGTCCTGGAATGTAAATGGATTACGGGCATGTGTGACCAAGGGATTTATGGATTATTATCAGGAGAGCCAGGCTGATATTTTCTGTGTGCAAGAGACGAAGCTACAGGCAGGCCAGATCGAGATGGATCTGGGTGATGATGTATATCAATACTGGAATTATGCGATCAAAAAAGGCTATTCCGGCACGGCCGTATTTACTCGGATCAAGCCACTTTCCGTCTGGTATGGGATGGAGGAAGACAGTGAGCCGGAAGGTCGAATGATTACACTGGAGTTTGATGAATTTTATCTGGTGAATGTGTATACACCTAATGCAAAGCGTGACCTGACCCGATTACCTTACCGTCTCGAATGGGAGGATCGTTTCCTGAAATACCTTCAGCAGTTGGAAGCGAACAAACCGGTTATCGTATGCGGTGACCTGAATGTAGCCCATCAAGAGATTGATCTGAAGAATCCGAAGCCCAATATGGGTAATTCAGGGTTCACATTAGAAGAGCGAGGCAAAATGACGGATTTGCTCGAGGCAGGATATGTGGACAGCTTCCGTCATCTGTACCCGGATCGCACGGATGTATATAGCTGGTGGTCCTATATGCCAAAGGTTAGAGAACGGAACGTTGGCTGGCGTATCGATTATTTTCTGGTATCGAATCAACTGGTCTCAAAAGTCGAGGATGCACACATTGACTGCCATGTGATGGGCAGCGATCATTGTCCTGTCGGGCTAACATTAAATTGTATAGGTTGA
- a CDS encoding GNAT family N-acetyltransferase, which translates to MSNRFDFDEFPQLRTERFNLRSAEVKDSHDILELYSNEAVVEFMPFTPFESIDDANDEMSWYAKIFREKSGLRWMIEDGESGKVIGTCGFLNLEEVHNRAEIGYDLHPDYWGRGVMTEVARVIMQFGFTSMQLNKIEARVEPKNEASIHLLRKLGFQQEGVLREHEFEKGRYVDLAVFSKLRSEA; encoded by the coding sequence ATGAGTAATCGATTTGATTTTGATGAATTCCCGCAACTAAGGACAGAACGATTCAACCTCCGATCGGCAGAGGTCAAGGACAGCCATGATATTTTGGAATTGTATTCGAATGAAGCTGTCGTTGAGTTTATGCCGTTTACCCCCTTCGAGTCGATAGATGATGCGAACGATGAGATGAGTTGGTATGCGAAGATTTTCAGAGAGAAGTCAGGTTTACGTTGGATGATTGAGGATGGTGAATCCGGGAAAGTCATTGGAACCTGTGGGTTTCTCAATCTGGAAGAGGTACATAACCGCGCTGAGATTGGATACGATCTACACCCTGATTATTGGGGACGAGGTGTCATGACAGAGGTAGCAAGAGTTATTATGCAGTTTGGATTCACGAGCATGCAGCTCAACAAGATCGAAGCAAGAGTAGAACCGAAGAATGAGGCGTCGATTCACCTGTTGCGCAAGCTTGGTTTTCAGCAGGAAGGCGTTTTGCGGGAGCATGAGTTTGAGAAGGGAAGATACGTTGATCTTGCCGTGTTCTCTAAACTGAGAAGTGAAGCGTAA
- a CDS encoding beta-galactosidase, which translates to MREKPSLLVQDQAGENNVDSQIIGSTSDQLPLELTYDQRSFMLNGERVFLNSATIHYFRMPKEEWRQLLVKAKLAGMNCIDTYFAWNVHEPEEGQWNFEGDNDCGEFLDLCAELGMWVIARPGPFICAEWDFGGFPYWLGTKPDMKFRENNETYLHYVDLYFDKLVPIIRKRQISSGGTVILVQVENEYEYIKDDEAASEHMIYLRDGLLQRGIDVPLITCVGGAEGTIEGANFWSGADGHYAKLRAKQPDTPKMVTEFWTGWFENWGGPSAIQKTPALLERRIMEILQTGYTGISHYMFFGGTNFGGYGGRTIGSSDIFMITSYDYDAPLNEYGRVTEKYAVTKTVSYFVDALGPLLLQSEEVPTEQINIRHPEGLSVRGRTADNQNIWFVESHKGEREGTTITFEDGRTLPITVNPGQIIPVLDRVRLADNVYVTSGALITGNEMINGELNLFISADSGQRSVLDLEAPALEVVSSSMQVLVEKDSARDLYRFDLFHFREPGIIRLQAGDVSIRLIVLDRESMNRTWRLDGISQNEHRYAIGFDEVQVLSQGQVKGSISDLDRTVVLLGDWQDGEQTWTGREFIARTETSEPLSASSVAALTPPVAPILSRSPEVARVKLAADQRPASGQPEHFSQFGQDFGYLLYECDFESPNGGMTHIVLPDLQDTARVYVNQVEQALVRQVGAAGVNIQAAQGHNTLQILVQQMGRLNFSPNLGESKGLAGPAYLGGSVQDIRRDWQAADTSIQLNEVNNLTEAPLLSRSFELDGNDRAILVGAVSKGLRVNGTEVPMEGYHDWFSFATVDLSSYLRQGEVNTLEMPYSKSPLERLELILYRSADELSGWRMAGNDALLPQQWETQEVGSPSSLLGEHAATTGNRTANQGEGQPAWYRWNFKMPAVSDQYVVNVKVRLTGMSKGTLHLNGHDLGRYWQIGPQEDYKIPVAWLQEENELLLFDEEGRSPDRIRLLFDEPSKYPWVSIK; encoded by the coding sequence ATGAGAGAGAAACCATCCCTGTTGGTTCAAGATCAAGCAGGTGAGAACAATGTCGATTCCCAAATTATTGGCTCCACATCAGACCAGCTTCCATTGGAGCTGACGTATGACCAGCGTAGCTTCATGCTAAATGGAGAGCGCGTATTTCTGAATAGTGCTACAATTCATTACTTCCGTATGCCAAAGGAAGAGTGGAGACAGTTGTTGGTGAAAGCCAAGCTTGCTGGCATGAACTGCATCGATACGTATTTTGCTTGGAATGTCCATGAGCCTGAGGAAGGCCAATGGAACTTCGAAGGAGACAATGATTGCGGAGAATTCCTTGATCTTTGTGCAGAACTCGGAATGTGGGTTATCGCTCGTCCGGGGCCGTTTATCTGTGCTGAATGGGATTTCGGCGGCTTCCCTTATTGGCTCGGAACGAAGCCTGACATGAAGTTCCGTGAAAATAATGAAACGTATCTCCATTATGTGGATCTGTATTTTGATAAACTCGTACCGATTATCCGTAAGCGTCAGATTTCCTCTGGCGGTACTGTTATTCTGGTGCAAGTCGAGAACGAGTATGAATATATCAAGGACGACGAAGCGGCAAGCGAGCATATGATCTATCTGCGCGATGGTTTATTACAGCGTGGAATTGATGTGCCATTGATCACTTGTGTCGGAGGAGCAGAAGGAACTATTGAGGGCGCTAATTTCTGGTCGGGTGCAGATGGGCACTATGCGAAGCTCAGAGCGAAGCAGCCAGATACGCCGAAGATGGTGACCGAGTTCTGGACTGGTTGGTTTGAGAACTGGGGTGGTCCTTCCGCAATCCAGAAGACGCCAGCTCTACTTGAGAGACGAATCATGGAAATTCTCCAAACCGGATATACGGGTATTAGCCACTATATGTTCTTTGGCGGTACGAATTTCGGTGGATATGGCGGTAGAACGATAGGTAGCAGCGATATCTTTATGATCACTTCCTATGACTACGATGCTCCGCTGAATGAATATGGACGTGTAACCGAGAAGTATGCAGTTACGAAAACGGTATCCTATTTTGTAGATGCACTCGGACCATTGCTGCTTCAATCGGAAGAGGTTCCTACAGAGCAGATTAATATCCGCCATCCGGAAGGATTGTCTGTACGTGGCCGCACTGCGGATAACCAGAATATCTGGTTTGTAGAAAGCCACAAAGGTGAACGTGAGGGAACCACCATAACGTTTGAAGATGGTCGAACACTTCCGATCACTGTAAATCCAGGTCAGATCATTCCGGTGTTGGATCGCGTTCGCCTTGCGGATAACGTCTATGTAACAAGCGGAGCCCTGATTACGGGGAATGAGATGATTAACGGAGAGCTGAACTTGTTCATCTCAGCGGATTCCGGACAGCGATCTGTATTGGATCTGGAAGCGCCTGCATTGGAAGTTGTCAGCAGTAGCATGCAGGTTCTTGTGGAGAAGGATTCAGCGCGAGACCTATATCGCTTCGACTTGTTCCACTTCCGTGAACCGGGAATCATTCGTCTTCAGGCGGGCGATGTGTCCATTCGATTGATTGTGCTGGATCGGGAGTCAATGAACCGTACATGGCGATTAGATGGTATTAGCCAAAATGAACATCGTTATGCGATTGGTTTTGACGAAGTTCAAGTCCTATCGCAAGGTCAAGTTAAAGGGTCGATCTCTGATCTGGATCGCACCGTAGTGTTACTCGGCGATTGGCAGGATGGCGAGCAGACGTGGACAGGGCGTGAATTCATCGCTCGAACAGAAACAAGTGAGCCGTTGTCAGCTTCATCCGTTGCAGCACTTACACCTCCAGTGGCACCAATATTGTCACGTTCTCCAGAGGTAGCACGTGTGAAACTGGCAGCTGATCAGCGTCCAGCAAGTGGGCAGCCTGAGCACTTCTCACAGTTCGGGCAAGATTTCGGCTATCTGCTCTATGAGTGTGATTTCGAAAGTCCGAATGGCGGAATGACACATATTGTACTTCCTGATCTTCAAGATACCGCAAGAGTCTATGTGAATCAGGTAGAACAGGCACTAGTGCGTCAGGTTGGTGCAGCAGGTGTGAACATTCAAGCAGCCCAAGGTCATAATACGCTGCAGATTCTCGTGCAGCAAATGGGTAGATTGAATTTCTCACCGAATCTCGGAGAGAGCAAGGGACTTGCTGGTCCTGCATATCTGGGCGGTTCGGTGCAAGATATTCGTCGTGACTGGCAGGCGGCAGATACATCTATACAACTGAACGAAGTGAACAATCTAACGGAAGCTCCACTTCTAAGTAGAAGCTTTGAGCTGGATGGCAATGACCGTGCGATTCTGGTTGGTGCTGTAAGCAAAGGGCTTCGCGTGAACGGCACCGAAGTGCCAATGGAAGGTTACCATGATTGGTTCTCCTTCGCTACGGTGGACCTTTCCAGCTATCTGCGTCAAGGTGAAGTCAATACATTGGAAATGCCTTATTCCAAATCCCCGCTTGAGCGGCTCGAACTGATCTTGTATCGTAGTGCCGATGAATTGAGCGGTTGGCGTATGGCGGGTAATGATGCATTGCTTCCGCAGCAGTGGGAGACACAAGAGGTAGGATCGCCATCTAGTCTTCTGGGCGAACATGCGGCTACTACTGGCAATCGTACTGCCAATCAGGGAGAAGGTCAGCCTGCATGGTACCGTTGGAACTTTAAAATGCCAGCTGTATCCGACCAGTATGTTGTGAATGTGAAGGTAAGACTTACTGGAATGAGCAAAGGCACGCTTCACCTCAATGGTCATGATCTTGGACGTTACTGGCAGATTGGTCCACAGGAGGATTACAAAATCCCTGTTGCCTGGTTACAGGAAGAGAATGAGCTATTGTTATTTGATGAAGAAGGACGCTCGCCAGATCGAATCCGTCTATTGTTTGACGAGCCATCCAAGTATCCGTGGGTGAGCATCAAGTAA